Below is a genomic region from Vibrio mimicus.
ATGCGTTGATGCCCGCCATTGAAATTAACCGCAAGATTGGTGAAGTAAAATCACTCAATGTCGCGGCGGATACCCTAGAACACCTGAAAAATACAGCGTTGGATTTTTCAGGCGAATACGGTAAGTCAGCCACTGAATTCATCGGCGCGGCTTACGATATTCAATCCGCCATAGCAGGGTTAAAAGGCACTGAGCTTTCAGATTTTACCAAAAGCTCGGGCATTCTTGCGGCGGCGACCAAAGCAGACACCGCAACCATTACCAACTACATGGGCACCATGTATGGCATTTTTGAAAAAGATGCCGCAGCACTCGGAAACTCAAACTGGGTAGAACGTGTGACAGGCATGACCGCACAAGCGGTGCAGATGTTTAAAACCGATGGTAATAAAATGTCTCAGGCGTTCAGTTCGCTTGGTTCATCAGCAACCGCCATGGGTGTGGATATGGCCGAGCAAATGGCCGTGCTTGGTATGCTCTCCGCCACCATGGGGGGAGGCGAAGCCGCCACGAAATACACCGCCTTCCTTGGCGGCGCAGTAAAAGCACAAGAAAAGCTCGGGCTATCTTTCTTCGACTCATACGGAAAAATGCTACCGATGGCCGATATGTTGGAGTCAATTCAACAGCGTATTGGGCATTTCTCGACAGATGAACAATTTGCCATTCTCTCTGATGCATTCGGTTCGGGAGAGGCGGTAAAACTTATTCAAAACCTGCAAAGCAAAACTGATGAGCTCGCTCAGAAAGTGGTTGAGCTAGATAAAAACTCAACCATGGAAACCGCCATCACTATGGCGAAAGCGATGACAGATCAATCGCAGCGTTTAGAAAACTCATGGTTCGCTATTCGAACCGCAGCATTTGGAATGGTTTTACCAGCCTTCAATGCCGTCACAGGCAGCATCGCCGATGGCCTAATGTGGCTCACATCCATGACTAAAGAGTATCCAACATTAACCACTGCACTGAGTAC
It encodes:
- a CDS encoding phage tail tape measure protein; the encoded protein is MNEKLMMVIGLVDQVTKPLAGITTEINGAMSAAEKGMEQAAKGGAGLWATGVAIQNALMPAIEINRKIGEVKSLNVAADTLEHLKNTALDFSGEYGKSATEFIGAAYDIQSAIAGLKGTELSDFTKSSGILAAATKADTATITNYMGTMYGIFEKDAAALGNSNWVERVTGMTAQAVQMFKTDGNKMSQAFSSLGSSATAMGVDMAEQMAVLGMLSATMGGGEAATKYTAFLGGAVKAQEKLGLSFFDSYGKMLPMADMLESIQQRIGHFSTDEQFAILSDAFGSGEAVKLIQNLQSKTDELAQKVVELDKNSTMETAITMAKAMTDQSQRLENSWFAIRTAAFGMVLPAFNAVTGSIADGLMWLTSMTKEYPTLTTALSTVSIIALSFGGVVASLSLVMGIAKMMAGGWKVTMLGLTGILKLFRILTLDAATGTWVFNSALWANPITWVVAGILALIAAVGAMIYWWDEIKASFADTTWFKIIAAAIDGVIEMLNMIPGINIEWRAGELPDVPVPETQPAIAKAVPVLPDVAALEASRPSMDSTLIDYKRPENTPQLSKNMVNNLNSSESRTTQNVRQYGDVYITPQGGMTPEQLAEWEELNAG